The region GCGGCTGCGTATAGCCGAAGCGCGCCAGCGTGGTGCGGTAGGCGCGCAGCAGGAAGATGGCTTCGATCTGGTCGCCGGCGGCCTGCTTGAGCGCCAGCGCCGCCAGGTGCGGGTCATACAGCGAGCCCTCGGCCATCACGCGCGACACCGCCAGCGGCATCTGCTCGCGGATCTGTGCCAGCGTCAGCTCCGGCACCGCGGTATCGCCGCGGCGATAGGCGTCGAGCATCCGGTAGGAATTGAGGATGGCGCGCTCGCCCCCTTTGACGGCTACGTACATGTCAGTCCTCCACGATGGTGGTGCGCGTCAGTGCGCAGAACCGGTCGCCGCTGCACAGCAGCAGGTCCACGCCGAGCGGGAAGCCGGCGTTGTTGGCACGCCAGGCCGTGCGAAAGCCCGCGGGCAGGCCGGTCACGCGCAGCGCTTGCGTGTGCTCGATGCCGGGGCCGCGCAGCGTCAGGGTCTCGCCGTCGGTGAGCGAGGCCACTTCCACCAGCAGCGTGGCCGAACGGTCCGGGAAGGCGGGGTCGCCCTGCGCGCAGTCCGCGAGCGCCGGCATGGCATGACCTGCCGGCACGCAGACGAACGCCGCGGCGCCGGGCGCTTCCGTCAGCCGGCAGCCGCAGTGAAAGCGCAGGAATGCGCGCGCCGCGGCCGGCACGGCGGCGGGCAGCCAGACCGGCGAGTCGGCATCGGCAAGCGTCAGCAGCAGCGCGGCCAGCGCCGGCGAGAGCCCTTCGGGCAAGCCGCTGCGGGCCGGCAGCGCCTGCAGCTGGCCCGGGTGGGCAAAGGCCCGCAGCGCGGCGCGGAACACCTGCTGGGCGTCATCGACCGGATCGTTGAAGCCCGGCAGCAGCGCGGCGGCCGGCGTGGACAGCATGGGTTGATCCGGGTGCATCTCAGTCTTCTCCGCGGACCATGGTGAAGAACTCGACGCGCGTCTGCGCGGCCGTGGCCGCGGCGTGCGCGGCACGCGCCGCGTGTGCGTCGGCCAGCGGCGCGAGCACCAGGTCCTGCACGCTCTGGTGCCAGGCCGGACGCTGCAGCAGCGCGTCCAGCACCGCGGCCTGCTCGGCATGGCGCTCGCTCCGTCCCTGGACGTAGGCAACGCCAGCGGCCGCGTCGGCGGCGCCGTCCTCCAGCACGACCGTGCAGCGCGTGACCGTGATTTCCCCAAGGTTGAACTGGGCCCCGGTGCCGCCGGCGCGGCCCCGCACCATGGCCATGCCGGACTCCGGCTTGCGCAGCAGCCGGTAGGCGGGCAGGGTGTGCGCTTGCGCCAGCCGCTGGTAAGCGCCGTCGAGCGCATCGGTCGGCGCGGTGGCCAGGATCCGCAGCCAGTTGGCACGGGCGGCATGGGCGGCGGGCGCATCGGGCCGCGCGGTTTCGCTTTGCATCATCACCCCTATACGTCTATACGTTTAGATGTCGTTGCTGGAACACGCAGCCACTAGACCACAGGCAAATGAACGTTTCATGACGGGGCAGGGGATTGCTCGGGCACGCGGCCAGCGCGGCATGGCTGAGGCACAATCGCACGACATGGATTAACACTTGATGACAAGAGGACAGCGCACGATGTCGGATCGAGAAGTGGAACGGGGTTCGGGCGTCGCCGTCTGGCGCCAGATCGGCGAGGCGCTGGCGGACGACATCCGCAACAAGCTGTACCTGCCGGGCGAGCAATTGCCGCCGGAGCCCGAACTGGCCAGCCGCTTCGCCGTGAACCGCCACACCATCCGCCGCGCCATGGGCGAGCTGGAACTGAGCGGGCTGGTGCGGATCGAGCAGGGCCGCGGCACTTTCGTGCAGGAGCACGCGATCGACTACGCCATCGGACGCCGCACGCGCTTCTCGCAGAACCTGGCGGCGCAGGGCGTGCGCGGCCACACCGAGGTCGTCGCCAGCCAGGTGGTGCGCGCGCCGGAGGTGGCCAGACAACTGGGGCTGGCGCGCACCGCGGAGCTGCTCCATGTGCAGATGATCGGCAAGGCCGAGGACCGCACCATCGACGTGGCCGAGCATTACTTCGAGGTCAAGCGTTTTCCCGGCATCGACGAGGTGCTGCATGCCCGGCAGTCCGTGTCGCGGGCGCTCGCGCATTTCGGCATTGCCGATTACACGCGCAAGTGGTCGCGCATTACCGCGGCGATGCCCAGCGCGCCGGTGGCGCGCATGCTGAACCAGCCCAAGACGCGCCCGGTGCTGCAGGTGGAGGCGCTGAACGTCGATATCGACGGCAACCCGGTGCAGTACAGCGTGGTGCGCTTTGCCGGCGACTGGGTGCAGCTGACGGTGTCCGACGGTGACTGAAGCGCCGGCGCGGCATTGGTCTAGACATCCGGCTGTCATCTGCCTGCGCTACTGTCTGCGGTCAACCCCACCAAACCGGGGCAGTCTGCGCCTGCGCGCGCATGACACCGCTGGTAACCTTGCCGCATGACTCAAGCCGCGTACCGTTACGCCATCTACCTGTCGCCATCCGGCCCGCTGCGCACCTTCGGCAGCCAGTGGCTGGGGCGCGACGCCGACACCGGGGCCGCGCTGCCCCCGCCCGGCGACATGCCGGCCGTGCCGGCGGACTGGACCCGGGCACCGGCCCACTACGGCCTGCACGCCACGCTGAAGCCCCCGTTCCGGCTTGCCGCCGGCGCCAGTGGGGCGATGGTCGATGCCACCGCCCGCGCGCTTGCGCGCCGGCAGGCACCGTTCGACGCAGCGCTTGCGTTGCGCGCGCTGCGTGGTTTTGTCGCGTGGGGACTTGCCGATGGCGGCTCGGCGCCGATGCAGGCGCTGGCCGATGCCTGCGTGCTGGCCTTCGACCCCTTGCGCGCGCCGCCTTCTGCGCAGGAACTGGCCCGGCGCACGCCGCACCAGCTGAGCGAGGAAGAGCGCCGCATGCTTGACGCATGGGGCTATCCGTATGTGTTCGGCTCCTTCGTCTTTCATATCACCCTGACCGGCATGCTCGATGCCGCCAGCCAGCGCGCGGCGATGGCGCAACTGGAAGCCGCCAGCGGCAAGCTGCTGCAATCGCCCTTGCATGTCGACCGCCTCAGCGTGTTCGTGCAGCCCGCGGCGGGCGAAGACTTTGTCGCGGCCCGCCATTACGGCTTCGACGGCAGCATCACGGACGGCGCCGGCGCGGCGTACCTGGGCACATGAGCGCGGCGACCGTGGCCGACGGACACGGCCTGTTCTACCTGATGGGCCCGTCCGGCAGCGGCAAGGACTCGCTGCTGCGCGCGCTGCGCGAGCGCCTGGGAACGGATCACCGCATCGTCATCGCGCATCGCTACATCACCCGCGCGGCCGACGCCAACGAGGCCTCGGTGGCGCTGACGCCGGAAGAATTCCAGCGCCGCCGGGCGCTGGGCTGCCTGGCGCTGGACTGGCACAGCCACGGCCTGCACTACGGCATCGGCATCGAGATCGAGCAGTGGCTGGCGCGGGGCCTGACCGTCATCGTCAACGGCTCGCGCGAGTACCTGCCGCAGGCGGTGGCACGCTACCCCAGGCTGTGCGCGGTGCATGTGCGGGTGCGGCCGGACGTGCTGGCCCTGCGCCTGCGCCAGCGCGGACGCGAAGCGGAAGACGCGATTGCGAAACGGCTGGCCCGCGCGCGGCAGGCGTTCGCCGTGCCGCCCGGATGCCGGCTGGTCGAGATCGACAACAGCGGCGGACTGGACAGCGCGGTGGCGGCCCTGGCGCAACTGGTGGGCGCTGCACCTTCAGCGGCACGCCAGGCCTGAGTTCAGAGCCCGATGCTGAAGCTGATGCCGTGCTCGGCAAAGCCGAGCTGGCGATAGAACTGGTGCGCCCCCAGGCGTCGCGCATTGGATGACAGCGCCAGCTTGGCCGCACCGGCTTCGCGTGCCAGCCGCATCGCCTCGCGCATCATGGCCTTGCCGATGCCCATGCCGCGCGCGGCCGGCGCTACCACCACTGCTTCGACAATGGCCTCGGGACGACCGTCGTGGACCATCACCGGGAACACCAGCAGGCTGAAGGTGCCCAGCGGCACCTCATCCGCGCCCACCATCATGTAGCAGCGGTAGTCCGGATAGCGGCGCATGGTGGCATAGCGCTCGCGCATGGTGGCCAGCGGCAGCGGCGCTTCGCCGTCCATCGCGGCCAGCAGCGCGGACAGGTGCAGCAGCTCCGCGTCGGAGCCGCGCACTTCGCGCAGCGCCAGCGAGACTCCGGTGGCCGGCATGGCGTTCAGACCAGCACCCTGCGGATCTGGGCGGACAGGATGTCGATGGCCGAGACGAACACGATGATGATGATCATCACGGCACAGGTCTGCCCGTACTGGAAGCTGCGGATGATTTCCCACAGCACGGTGCCGATGCCGCCGGCGCCGACGATGCCCACCACCGACGCCGAGCGCACGTTGGACTCGAAGCGGTACAGCGCGAACGACAGCCACAGCGGCAGCACCTGCGGAATCACGCCGTAGACGATTTCCTCGATCGGACCGGCGCCGGTGGCGCGCACGCCCTCCACGGGGCGCGGATCGATGGCTTCGACGGCTTCCGCGAACAGCTTGGCCAGCACGCCGGTGGTGTGGATCCAGATCGCCAGCACGCCGGCGAACGGGCCCAGCCCGACGGCGACGATAAACAGCATGGCGAACACCATTTCATTGATGGCGCGGCAGGCATCCATGATACGGCGCGCGGGCTGGTAGACCCAGGCTGGCACGATGTTGGCCGAGCACAGCAGGCCCAGCGGCACCGCCATCACCACTGCCAGCGCCGTACCCCACAGCGCGATCTGCACGGTGACCAGCATCTCGTCGAGGTAATGGCGCCAGTCGCGGAAATCGGGCGGGAAGAAGTCCGCCGCGAACCTGGCCATGTTGTCGGAATCGCGCAGCAGGTCGAGCGGGCGCATGTCGGCGCCTTGCCACGACAGGGCAAGCATGGCCAGCAGCACCGCCCAGGTCAGCGGCACGGCAAGGGACGTGCGCGGCGGGCGCACATGGCTTCGGGGCGTGGGAGGCAGGCCAGGCGTGGCGGTGACAGTCATTGGAGCAGTCCGGGATCCGGCGGGGAGAGGTGAAAGCGGTGCGAGGCCGCGGCGGTGGGGCCGCCGGCCTCGACGGGACAGGAGCATGCGTGGGGTGCGGCGGGCCGGTTACTGCGTGCTGGTGGCTTTGCCTGCAGCCTTGTCCAGCTCCGCCAGGCGGCGCGACACGTCGGCCAGGCGCTTTTCCTTGTCGGCGGCGGCCAGGGTGGTGTCCGATTCGATCTTGGCCTTTTCGCGCGCCAGTTCGATCTGGCGGATCGGCACCAGCTGCGCATCGCTCGAGGGCCGGAAGCCCTGGTAGGTCAGGCTCGCCAGCACCTGCTTCTCGCGCGCCGCATCGGTGCCCTTGCCGTAGTTGACGAAGAAGCTCTGGATCGCCTTCTTCAGTTCGGGCGCCAGGTCCTTGCGGTAGACCATCGGGTCGGCCGGGATCAGCGGCGACTTCCACAGCACGCGCACCTGGTCATAGGCGTTCTTGCCCGTGTTGATGCGGTAGCGTTCCATGTTTTCGGTGTTGTTGACCGCCACGTCTACCTGCTTGTTCAGCACCGACAGCAGGTTGGTCTCATGGTTGCCGATGCGCACCGCCTTGAACAGCGTCTTGGGCTCGACCTTGTTGGCGCTCCACAGGTAGAAGCCTGGCACCGCCGTGCCCGAGGTGGAGTTCGGATCGCCAGCGCCGTAGGTCAGGTCCTTGCCGCGCCTGATCACATCCTCGACGCTTTTCAGGTCGCTGTCCTTGTTGACTACCAGCAGCGACCAGTAGCCCGGGTTGCCGTCCTTGTCGATCACCGAGGCAAAGACCTCGCCGCTGGCGCGGTCCACCGCTTCCATGGCCGACTTGTTGCCGAACCAGGCGATCTGCACCTTGTTGAAGCGCATGCCTTCGATGATGCCGGCATAGTCGGAGGCGAAGAACGGCTTGACCGGCACGCCCAGGGTCTTGCTCAGGTCGTCGATCAGCGGCTGCCAGGCGGTTTTCAGGTTCGACGACGATTCGGTCGAGATAAAGCCGATGTTCAGGCTCTTCGCCTCCTGGGCAAAGGCGGGCAGGGCGGGGAGGGCGACCGCGGCCGAGGCCGCGACGGCGATAAAGGTTCTGCGAAGCATGGGCAACTCCGGTGGAAAGCGGTTTTGGGGGAACAAGTCTGAAGCGTCCGCTCAGGCGGCCGCCAGGTTCATCGTGACCAGCGCCGGCGCCGGCATGGGCACGGCCGCGGCATCGTCTTCAGCCACGGCATCGCGCAGCAGTTCATCGGCTTCGGTGCCGTAGAGGTCGCGCAGCATGGCCGGCGTCAGCGCCGCCGAGGGGCCGTCATAGACCACCTTGCCGTGGCGCAGCGCGATGACGCGGGGGCAGTAGCGCATGGCCACGTCCACCTGGTGCAGCGACACCACCACTGCCACCTTGCGGGTGCGGTTGATCTGCCTGAGCAGCGACATCACGCGGCGCGAGGATTCCGGATCGAGCGAGGCGATCGGCTCGTCGGCCAGGATCACGCTGGCGTTCTGCACCAGCGTCCGGGCGATGGCGGCGCGCTGCTGCTGGCCGCCCGACAGCGTGGAGGCCCGCTGAAAGGCATAGTCGTCTATACCAACTTGCGCAAGCGCATCGAGCCCGCTGCGGATTTCGTCGGCCTTGAACATGCGCAGCAACCCGCGCCACCTGGGTACGCGCGCCAGCATGCCGACCAGCACGTTGGTGATCACCGGCAGGCGTCCCACCAGGTTGAACTGCTGGAACACGAAACCGATCTCGCGCCGCACCTGGCGGACGTTGCCGGCCAGCCGGCCGTTGCGCTGCACGTGGCGGCCGTTGACCAGGATCTCGCCGGCGCCGGCGTCGCCGGTGACGAAGCCGGCCACGTGGCGCAGCAGCGTAGACTTGCCGGATCCGGACGCGCCCAGCAGGGCGACCATTTCGCCCGGTGCGACCTGCAGCGTGACATCGTCAAGCGCCTTGCGGTCCGCACGGAACGATTTGGTCAGCCCGCGGACTTCAATTGCGTGCGTCATGTCGTCTCCCCTGTGAATGACCTGCGCATTCTGGCGGGGGTGGATGACAGAACGATGACTGGCGGACCGATCCGCAACGGTGTTCGACCACCGGTTTGGGCCATCGAGGACGGGGAGCCGGTAAAGTCTCGCTTATTTCCCGCGCCGGCGGCGCTGCTTGCCGGCGCATCACGGTACAACGATTGGATATGAACAAGATTTTTCAAAAGGCAATGCCAGCCATTGCCGCCGCCGCGGCGCTGCTTTACGGCGCCGGTGCCCATGCCGCCGAGCGTGTCGATGCGGCCGCGCTCAAGCGCGTCGTCGACGCGGCGATCCAGCCGGTGATGCAGGCGCACGATGTGCCGGGCATGGCCGTGGCCGTCACCGCCGGCGGCAAGCAGTATGCCTTCCACTACGGCGTCGCGGCGAAAGCCGGCGGCCGCAAGGTGGATGCCGACACGCTGTTCGAGATTGGTTCGGTCAGCAAGACCTTCACCGCGACCCTGGCGGCGTATGCGCAGGCGCGCGGCGACCTGTCGCTGGCCGATAATGCAGCGAAATACCTGCCGCAACTCGCGGGCAGCAGCGTGGGCGCGACCAGCCTGCTGGACCTGGGCACCTATGCAGCCGGCGGGCTGCCGCTGCAGTTCCCGGAGGCCGTCACCGATACCGGCAAGATGGTCGACTATTTCCGCAACTGGCGTCCCCGCTTTGCCGCCGGGACCCACCGGCAATACTCGAACCCCAGCATCGGCCTGTTCGGCTACCTGGCGGCGCGCAGCATGGGGCAGCCGTTCGATGCGCTGATGGAAAAGATGCTGTTCCCTGCGCTTGGGCTGCGCAACACCTACATCACGGTGCCGAAGGCGCGCATGGGGGACTATGCCTATGGCTACGCGAAGGACGGCAAGCCGGTCCGCGTGACGCCGGGGGTGCTGGATGCCGAGGCCTACGGCGTCAAAACCACCGCGTCCGACATGATGCGCTTCGTCATGGCCAATATCGACAGCAGCGGGCTGGACGATACCCTGCAGCGCGCGCTGGCCACGACCCGCACCGGCTACTTCAAGGTCGGCGACATGGTCCAAGGGCTGGCGTGGGAAATGTACGCCTGGCCGGCGCAGCGCGACAGCGTCCTCGCCGGCAGCTCGCCGCAGGTGGTGTTCGAGGCCAACCCGGTGGCGCGGCTGGATCCGCCGCAGGCGGCGCGCAGCGGCATGCTGGTCAACAAGACCGGCTCGACCAATGGGTTCGGCACCTACGTTGCCTACGTGCCTTCGCAGCGCATTGGCATCGTGATGCTGGCAAACAAGAACTACCCGGTCGCGGAGCGCGTGAAGGCGGCGTTCAAGGTGCTGCAGTATCTGGACGGACAGCCGGTGGGGGAGGGCAAGCCTTGAAGGGGGGAGAAAAGCCGAAGGGATCGCCAGCGACATCGCAATGCAGTGCCGTAATGCCTGGAAGCACCAAAAATTTTCGTCAGTGACGGAATAGTCCAGACACCTCAGGTGTATACGCAGGAAACCATCCCGACCCAGGCCCACGCCAGTCCGTGGCCAACCGGAGACCCCGCGATGCAACGAAGTTCCTCATCTCATGGCGCCCGCACCGCGGTGCACGCGTTGGCGGCACTGTGCCTGTCGGCCGCGAGCCTGGCCGCGCCGGCCGAGAACGCGCACCAGCACCCGGGCCAGGCGGCACCTCCGCCCTTCATCGCCAGCACCGCGAAACCCTATGCCGCCCTGATCGACGACGCCATGAACGTAATGCACCACGGCATGACGCAGGCCCCGACCAACGGCATCCCCGACCACGACTTCGTCGCCATGATGATTCCGCACCACCAGGGCGCGATCGACATGGCCAAGGCGCTGCTGCTGTACGGCAAGGATCCGGCGCTGCGCAACCTGGCCCAGGGCATCATCACCGAGCAGCAGAACGAGATTCGCCTGATGCAGGCGTGGCTGCTGCGCTACCAGGCCACGCTGCCGCAGTCCATGCCGCCCCAGCCGTCCCAATCCCAGCCGCGTTGACTGCCTGTGCCGGTCCTGCGCCCCATGCCACCCGTATCCCGCCCCGTAACTGCCATGTACAAAAGAACGCTTGCCGCCCTGGCCATTTCACTCGGCGCGCCGATCGCCGGCGCCGCCCCTCAACCGCAGGACCGCGTCTATACCGCGGACCAGAACAGCAACACCGTGTCGGTGATCGACCCCGCCGGCAACCGGTTGCTGGGACAGATCCGGCTGGGCAATGCGCGGCCCGACGTGCTGTCGCCGCTGTACAAGGGGGAGCTCAACGTGCACGGCCTTGGGTTCTCCCCGGACCACCGGACGCTGATCGCCATCTCCAATGGCTCCAACTCGGTCGCGTTTATCGATACCGCCACCAACCGGGTCAAGGGCATCGCCTATATCGGGCGCTCGCCGCATGAGGGCTTTTTCACTGCCGACGGAAAAGAGGTATGGGTGGTGGTGCGCGGCGAAGACTATATCTCCGTGATCGATCCCGCCACGTTCCGCGAGACCCGGCGCATCCCGACCACGGCCGGGCCCGGCATGGTGCTGTTCCACCCGGCGGGCAAGCTGGCTTTCGTCGTGTCCAGCTTCAATCCGGTGGTGGACGTGATCGACGTCAGGGCGCACAAGGTGGTGAAGCGGCTCGACGTGGCCAGTCCATTCTCGCCATTCCTGCAATTCTCGCCGGACTTCAGGGAAGTCTGGATGACGCACAAGGACGTGGGCAAGGTCACGCGTATCGATACCGAGAAGCTGGCAGTGAAGGGCGTGTTCGATACCGGCTTCATCACCAATCACCTGGCCTTTGCCCGTACCGCGCGCGGCACGCTGGCCTACGTGACAGTCGGCGGCGAGAACGTGGTGAAGGTGTTCACCACGGACGCCACGCCCACG is a window of Cupriavidus taiwanensis LMG 19424 DNA encoding:
- the phnH gene encoding phosphonate C-P lyase system protein PhnH, with the translated sequence MHPDQPMLSTPAAALLPGFNDPVDDAQQVFRAALRAFAHPGQLQALPARSGLPEGLSPALAALLLTLADADSPVWLPAAVPAAARAFLRFHCGCRLTEAPGAAAFVCVPAGHAMPALADCAQGDPAFPDRSATLLVEVASLTDGETLTLRGPGIEHTQALRVTGLPAGFRTAWRANNAGFPLGVDLLLCSGDRFCALTRTTIVED
- the phnG gene encoding phosphonate C-P lyase system protein PhnG, with the protein product MMQSETARPDAPAAHAARANWLRILATAPTDALDGAYQRLAQAHTLPAYRLLRKPESGMAMVRGRAGGTGAQFNLGEITVTRCTVVLEDGAADAAAGVAYVQGRSERHAEQAAVLDALLQRPAWHQSVQDLVLAPLADAHAARAAHAAATAAQTRVEFFTMVRGED
- the phnF gene encoding phosphonate metabolism transcriptional regulator PhnF, whose amino-acid sequence is MSDREVERGSGVAVWRQIGEALADDIRNKLYLPGEQLPPEPELASRFAVNRHTIRRAMGELELSGLVRIEQGRGTFVQEHAIDYAIGRRTRFSQNLAAQGVRGHTEVVASQVVRAPEVARQLGLARTAELLHVQMIGKAEDRTIDVAEHYFEVKRFPGIDEVLHARQSVSRALAHFGIADYTRKWSRITAAMPSAPVARMLNQPKTRPVLQVEALNVDIDGNPVQYSVVRFAGDWVQLTVSDGD
- a CDS encoding DUF1045 domain-containing protein, yielding MTQAAYRYAIYLSPSGPLRTFGSQWLGRDADTGAALPPPGDMPAVPADWTRAPAHYGLHATLKPPFRLAAGASGAMVDATARALARRQAPFDAALALRALRGFVAWGLADGGSAPMQALADACVLAFDPLRAPPSAQELARRTPHQLSEEERRMLDAWGYPYVFGSFVFHITLTGMLDAASQRAAMAQLEAASGKLLQSPLHVDRLSVFVQPAAGEDFVAARHYGFDGSITDGAGAAYLGT
- the phnN gene encoding phosphonate metabolism protein/1,5-bisphosphokinase (PRPP-forming) PhnN, with the protein product MSAATVADGHGLFYLMGPSGSGKDSLLRALRERLGTDHRIVIAHRYITRAADANEASVALTPEEFQRRRALGCLALDWHSHGLHYGIGIEIEQWLARGLTVIVNGSREYLPQAVARYPRLCAVHVRVRPDVLALRLRQRGREAEDAIAKRLARARQAFAVPPGCRLVEIDNSGGLDSAVAALAQLVGAAPSAARQA
- a CDS encoding GNAT family N-acetyltransferase codes for the protein MPATGVSLALREVRGSDAELLHLSALLAAMDGEAPLPLATMRERYATMRRYPDYRCYMMVGADEVPLGTFSLLVFPVMVHDGRPEAIVEAVVVAPAARGMGIGKAMMREAMRLAREAGAAKLALSSNARRLGAHQFYRQLGFAEHGISFSIGL
- the phnE gene encoding phosphonate ABC transporter, permease protein PhnE encodes the protein MTVTATPGLPPTPRSHVRPPRTSLAVPLTWAVLLAMLALSWQGADMRPLDLLRDSDNMARFAADFFPPDFRDWRHYLDEMLVTVQIALWGTALAVVMAVPLGLLCSANIVPAWVYQPARRIMDACRAINEMVFAMLFIVAVGLGPFAGVLAIWIHTTGVLAKLFAEAVEAIDPRPVEGVRATGAGPIEEIVYGVIPQVLPLWLSFALYRFESNVRSASVVGIVGAGGIGTVLWEIIRSFQYGQTCAVMIIIIVFVSAIDILSAQIRRVLV
- the phnD gene encoding phosphonate ABC transporter substrate-binding protein — its product is MLRRTFIAVAASAAVALPALPAFAQEAKSLNIGFISTESSSNLKTAWQPLIDDLSKTLGVPVKPFFASDYAGIIEGMRFNKVQIAWFGNKSAMEAVDRASGEVFASVIDKDGNPGYWSLLVVNKDSDLKSVEDVIRRGKDLTYGAGDPNSTSGTAVPGFYLWSANKVEPKTLFKAVRIGNHETNLLSVLNKQVDVAVNNTENMERYRINTGKNAYDQVRVLWKSPLIPADPMVYRKDLAPELKKAIQSFFVNYGKGTDAAREKQVLASLTYQGFRPSSDAQLVPIRQIELAREKAKIESDTTLAAADKEKRLADVSRRLAELDKAAGKATSTQ
- the phnC gene encoding phosphonate ABC transporter ATP-binding protein, with amino-acid sequence MTHAIEVRGLTKSFRADRKALDDVTLQVAPGEMVALLGASGSGKSTLLRHVAGFVTGDAGAGEILVNGRHVQRNGRLAGNVRQVRREIGFVFQQFNLVGRLPVITNVLVGMLARVPRWRGLLRMFKADEIRSGLDALAQVGIDDYAFQRASTLSGGQQQRAAIARTLVQNASVILADEPIASLDPESSRRVMSLLRQINRTRKVAVVVSLHQVDVAMRYCPRVIALRHGKVVYDGPSAALTPAMLRDLYGTEADELLRDAVAEDDAAAVPMPAPALVTMNLAAA
- the ampC gene encoding class C beta-lactamase; the encoded protein is MPAIAAAAALLYGAGAHAAERVDAAALKRVVDAAIQPVMQAHDVPGMAVAVTAGGKQYAFHYGVAAKAGGRKVDADTLFEIGSVSKTFTATLAAYAQARGDLSLADNAAKYLPQLAGSSVGATSLLDLGTYAAGGLPLQFPEAVTDTGKMVDYFRNWRPRFAAGTHRQYSNPSIGLFGYLAARSMGQPFDALMEKMLFPALGLRNTYITVPKARMGDYAYGYAKDGKPVRVTPGVLDAEAYGVKTTASDMMRFVMANIDSSGLDDTLQRALATTRTGYFKVGDMVQGLAWEMYAWPAQRDSVLAGSSPQVVFEANPVARLDPPQAARSGMLVNKTGSTNGFGTYVAYVPSQRIGIVMLANKNYPVAERVKAAFKVLQYLDGQPVGEGKP
- the copM gene encoding CopM family metallochaperone, yielding MQRSSSSHGARTAVHALAALCLSAASLAAPAENAHQHPGQAAPPPFIASTAKPYAALIDDAMNVMHHGMTQAPTNGIPDHDFVAMMIPHHQGAIDMAKALLLYGKDPALRNLAQGIITEQQNEIRLMQAWLLRYQATLPQSMPPQPSQSQPR
- a CDS encoding YncE family protein, with product MYKRTLAALAISLGAPIAGAAPQPQDRVYTADQNSNTVSVIDPAGNRLLGQIRLGNARPDVLSPLYKGELNVHGLGFSPDHRTLIAISNGSNSVAFIDTATNRVKGIAYIGRSPHEGFFTADGKEVWVVVRGEDYISVIDPATFRETRRIPTTAGPGMVLFHPAGKLAFVVSSFNPVVDVIDVRAHKVVKRLDVASPFSPFLQFSPDFREVWMTHKDVGKVTRIDTEKLAVKGVFDTGFITNHLAFARTARGTLAYVTVGGENVVKVFTTDATPTLTATIPVGALPHGIWAADDGSRVYVGLENGDAVDVIDTAENRVIARVPVGQAPQALVYVSNAVPGGAGSANLVPSANTEPLNVALKPVRGDARGFVVARNLGVVDALEVSLFKLKPETQYSIYVGGQKTPVASLRTNPAGMANGTAIGPLREVVPTLSPQAPSPVQLVVMEGTAAPDPANAVLVSAP